From Leptotrichia wadei, one genomic window encodes:
- a CDS encoding GntR family transcriptional regulator codes for MLQKKALFLVTAENEIQPLVNFAGIFKKKYDVEIDVIYIKDVLKYEVFPVSIEGMGLNIGANYAFKEYRELEEKTVKKIKEKMTADISNFYTKDGETSEIILEELKKYDLLVLVKNEKVTPVLKEILRSIFKPLIILPNVENFRLDNLVLLDDGAYNANKTLFTFFHIFGEQKVNVLRVNVEEDDENSLAQRFGENYNLIHKKGDTFKTIMNESQNYDLVLMGDLRYTVMVERITGKLGVRILENLQKPIFIV; via the coding sequence AAAAAAAGCATTATTTTTAGTTACAGCAGAAAATGAAATACAGCCATTGGTTAATTTTGCGGGAATTTTTAAGAAAAAATATGATGTTGAAATTGATGTTATCTACATCAAGGATGTCTTAAAATACGAAGTCTTTCCTGTAAGCATTGAAGGTATGGGGCTAAATATCGGAGCAAATTATGCCTTTAAGGAATATAGGGAACTGGAAGAAAAAACTGTAAAAAAAATTAAGGAAAAAATGACAGCTGATATTTCAAATTTTTACACAAAGGATGGGGAAACTTCTGAAATTATCCTGGAAGAATTGAAAAAATATGATTTGCTTGTGCTTGTAAAAAATGAAAAAGTAACTCCTGTATTAAAGGAAATTTTAAGAAGCATATTCAAGCCATTAATTATTTTACCAAATGTGGAAAATTTCAGACTGGATAATTTAGTATTGCTTGATGACGGGGCTTATAATGCAAATAAGACATTATTTACTTTTTTCCATATATTTGGTGAGCAAAAGGTAAATGTACTGCGTGTAAATGTTGAAGAAGATGATGAAAACAGCCTAGCTCAAAGATTTGGAGAAAACTATAACCTTATTCACAAAAAAGGAGATACATTTAAGACAATTATGAATGAATCTCAAAATTATGATTTAGTTTTAATGGGAGATTTACGGTATACAGTAATGGTTGAAAGAATTACTGGTAAACTTGGAGTTAGAATACTTGAAAATCTTCAAAAACCGATTTT